AGGTGAGCCGCGATTTCGGACAGCCCGGCAGTGTCTCCTTCACGGACATAACAACCACCAGGAGTCCAGTGAAGCTGCGTCTGCGGAACCTTAAACCAGCGAGCAAGAAGAGCGACGGCAAGGTGGTAGCTGTAGCGCACCGTCTACCAGCCACCATTTGCGTTGATCTCGTTGGCTTCAACATGACCTCCAAGTTCGCACGTAGTGAAAATGCATTGCTGCAGTTCTTCCTGTTCCACCAGGCCATGGGAATAGACCATTTCCTGGTCTACAACCACGATGAACTGCCCGAGGAAGTGCTTCACCTGTTGGAGCGCACCAACATCCATCTGTATGGCCTGCCGTTTAACTTTCCCTTCCAGCAGACCAACGGCACACGTTCGCGGATCCACCAACTATTACTCACGGATTGCCTGCTGCGAAATGTGAACCACGCCGGCTTCACCCTTCTACTTCGCCCCAACGAGCTGTTCTTCCCCAACTCAAAGTTCTCTGGGGACCATGCGAAGGGATcgctccagcagcagctgcgacACTTCTCCTCCGAGATCACGCGCTTTGAACTCGCAACCATGTCCGTGTGCTTCGATGAGAGGAAGAAACTGTTACCTGACAACGTTCAGTACGACCCGGAGCGAAGATCTGAGTTCAAAACATTGCTGA
This genomic interval from Drosophila mauritiana strain mau12 chromosome 2R, ASM438214v1, whole genome shotgun sequence contains the following:
- the LOC117135505 gene encoding uncharacterized protein LOC117135505 produces the protein MRKYQQLVLLLISCLSVSILLMYKTENNRLKYVLKYVNFFGRNDAAVLRRLENGTKEDRAQLLWRPLPVWQVIGDSFHAYSAFWMRNELVAGGEAHVLVVGKKGAVVDFRCSLDLLGGRSVQGKFRFQRDSIESLVDDKSSNFTSYHFFCQVSRDFGQPGSVSFTDITTTRSPVKLRLRNLKPASKKSDGKVVAVAHRLPATICVDLVGFNMTSKFARSENALLQFFLFHQAMGIDHFLVYNHDELPEEVLHLLERTNIHLYGLPFNFPFQQTNGTRSRIHQLLLTDCLLRNVNHAGFTLLLRPNELFFPNSKFSGDHAKGSLQQQLRHFSSEITRFELATMSVCFDERKKLLPDNVQYDPERRSEFKTLLNRLELPPAQLLASTSDVELSLSTGFVHRYVDCDHVGSDGLHDWRNAVREDFMEHINVLRNEVELLI